The following are encoded together in the Thermodesulfobacteriota bacterium genome:
- a CDS encoding 2-hydroxychromene-2-carboxylate isomerase: protein MSQKVEFYYDFSSPYTYVASIRIEKISEDTGVELEWKPFLLGGVFNEIGSTPAIDIANKIGYLRQDVERVVKYYDVDFNYPDLFPLNSVRSMRGAFAAAEQGKLVEYNHAMFRAYWVDGADLSKPEILAEAVKVVDIDPEWFINRINDQDIKDMLRDETNTAIQKGVFGAPTMFVDDKMYWGNDRLEYLERYLNGEGD from the coding sequence ATGAGCCAAAAAGTAGAATTCTACTATGATTTTAGTAGTCCTTATACATATGTAGCCTCGATTAGGATCGAGAAAATATCTGAAGACACGGGGGTTGAGCTTGAGTGGAAGCCATTTTTATTGGGCGGCGTGTTCAATGAAATAGGATCAACACCAGCAATTGATATAGCAAATAAAATTGGCTACCTAAGGCAGGATGTAGAAAGAGTAGTTAAATACTATGATGTGGATTTTAATTATCCTGACCTATTTCCTCTAAACAGCGTAAGGTCAATGAGAGGCGCCTTTGCCGCGGCCGAGCAAGGCAAGCTGGTTGAATATAATCATGCGATGTTCAGAGCCTATTGGGTAGATGGAGCAGATCTTAGCAAGCCGGAAATTTTGGCCGAGGCTGTAAAGGTTGTTGATATAGACCCAGAGTGGTTCATAAACAGAATAAACGATCAGGATATTAAAGATATGCTAAGAGATGAAACCAATACGGCGATACAAAAAGGAGTATTCGGAGCACCAACCATGTTTGTCGATGATAAAATGTATTGGGGTAATGACAGACTTGAGTATTTGGAGAGATACCTAAACGGAGAAGGTGATTAA